In bacterium, the following proteins share a genomic window:
- a CDS encoding ABC transporter permease subunit: protein MHNISYIFRREFRSYFDSPIAYIVLMFFLMISGYFFMSNLFLLDQANLRTLFGIVPLLFVFFIPAISMRLIAEEKKSGTIELLFTYPIRDSEIVIGKYLAALALIVVLLLFSIIYAITVSLLGDMDVGQTFSGYLGLFLMGAAYLAIGVFASSITENQIVAFIVALAISFFFFILDKILFFVPLSLANILEYLAIEYHFQSISRGVIDTRNIIYFLSMIFVGLLLASHALSRRKGD from the coding sequence ATGCACAACATCTCATATATTTTCCGGCGCGAATTCCGTTCCTACTTCGATTCACCGATCGCCTACATCGTGCTGATGTTTTTCCTGATGATTTCGGGCTACTTTTTCATGTCGAATCTGTTTCTGCTCGATCAGGCCAACCTGCGCACGCTGTTCGGAATCGTACCGCTCTTGTTCGTGTTTTTCATTCCGGCGATTTCCATGCGTTTGATCGCCGAGGAAAAGAAATCCGGCACCATCGAATTGTTGTTCACGTATCCGATCCGGGATTCGGAGATCGTGATCGGCAAGTATCTGGCCGCGCTGGCGCTGATCGTGGTGCTGCTTCTGTTTTCGATCATCTACGCGATTACGGTGAGCCTGCTGGGGGATATGGACGTCGGCCAGACGTTTTCGGGCTATTTGGGGCTGTTTCTGATGGGGGCGGCGTATCTGGCGATCGGCGTTTTCGCGTCGTCCATCACCGAGAATCAGATTGTGGCCTTCATCGTCGCGCTGGCGATTTCGTTTTTTTTCTTTATCCTCGACAAGATCCTCTTCTTCGTTCCGTTATCGCTCGCCAACATCCTCGAGTATCTGGCGATTGAGTATCACTTTCAGAGCATCTCTCGGGGGGTGATTGACACGCGGAACATCATTTACTTCCTCTCGATGATCTTCGTGGGACTCTTGCTGGCCAGCCACGCGTTGTCGCGCCGCAAAGGCGACTGA